Within Candidatus Poribacteria bacterium, the genomic segment CTGAACTTATCGCGGAAGGTGCGCGGGCATTCGGCAGTCAGTGTGTCGTGCTGAGTATGCAGGTACAGCGGGTCCCGAAAAGCGAACAGATTCCGAGCGGTTATGAGATTTACATAGACGGTGGTCGGAAACCTGTCGGCTGGGATGCCTTGGAATGGTCGGCACGCGGTGTTGATTTGGGCGCAGGCGAGATTGTCGTCAATAGTATCGACGCAGACGGCACAAAAGCCGGATATGAACTCGAATTGACGGGTGCTATCGCTGATCTCGTGCCGGTGCCTGTGATTGCCTCTGGTGGTGCCGGGAACCCGCAGCATCTGCGCGATGTATTTGTCGAAAGCAATGCCGATGCCGCAATCGTTGCGTCTATTACACACTACGGCGAATTCACGATTGAGAGCATCAAGACCTATCTGACGGATGAAGGTGTAAGCGTACGGGATACATGGTAGAATAGCCATCAGCCATCAGCCGTCAGCAATCAGCAAAGACGTTGGATTTACCAAACACCCTCTTTACTGACCGCTGGGCGGTTTTTTAGTAGAAAAAACCGCCCTGACTGCTGACCGCTAATCCGCTGACCGCTGAGAGGTTTTTTCATGCCTCGCAGTGAGAGAAAAACCGCCCTGACTGCTGACCGCTAACTGCTGATGGCTATTCCGCTGACTGCTGACGGCTGATGGCTGACGGCTATTCTTTCTGACAGCCGACAGCCGATAGCCAATTTATGGAGGATAAATGCAGCCTAAATTACCTGATTCAAGGAATGAAGATATTTTAATCCACGTTAACGGTGAGCTCCTGCCCCGTGAGGATGCGAAGATTTCCGTGTTCGATAGCCTCGTCCAAGGTGGCGACGGTGTATGGGAAGGCTTGCGCGTCTACAACGGGAAGATTTTTGCATTGGATGAACACCTTGACCGACTCATGGATTCCGCGCACGCTATGGCATTCGCGAATATCCCAACACGTGCGGCAGTCAAAACGGCAATCTTCGAGACGCTTGAAGCCAACGGCATGCGCGACGGTGTCCATATCCGTCTAACACTCAGTCGCGGGAAAAAAGTTACCTCCAGTATGGACGCGCGCGTCAATCAGTACGGTACGAGTCTGATTGTACTCGCGGAGTGGAAGCCGCCTATCTATTCAAAGGGTGGTATCCGTTTGATCACTTCAGCGATCCGACGGAATCCACCGCAGTGCGTTGACTCTAAAATCCACCACAATAACCTGATTAACAACATCCTCGCCAAGATTGAGGCGAATGTCGCTGGCGTAGACGATGCGATTATGCTCGACATTCACGGGTATGTCTCAGAGACGAATGCGACGAATATGTTTATTGTAAAGCGTGGACATGTCCTGACACCCCACGCCGATAGCTGCCTCCCCGGCATTACGCGGGGTATGGTCATCCAAATCGCCCGTGAGGCGGGGATCCCGCTCACAGAACGGAATGTTTCGTTGGTTGAGGTTTACACTGCCGATGAAGTTTTCACGACGGGGACTGTTGGTGAATTGAGTCCTGTTTTGGAGGTTGACGGTAGAAAAATTGGAGATGACAGCATCGGTCCCGTGACGACTCGGTTACAGGAACTTTATGCAGAACGGACAGCTAATGAAGGGGAACCTTTACCATAGGTGCCGTATTTATAACGCAAGTTGCTACCTGTTTATTCTCATTATGAAGTAATAGCACTCCTAATGAGGTTTAACAAATGAATTGGGTAATTTCCTCCAGGCCCGGTGGGTGCGGTTTCCTAACCGCACCAGAGGTATCAATTTAGGGAAAAATAACCGTCTTAGAACCAGGTCCGGTAGGTTCGGTTTTGCGGCGTACACGCCCAGATGCGATCTGCATCGCAACCGAACCGGATTTTACACAAAAACCTTTCTTGAGAACTTCAGACATGAAAACCTTTCCAAAACACCGCAGTCACACCTTACGCACAGGTAGGTATTCGATACCAGGCACATATTACCACATTGTGATCGTCACCAACAAGCGGCGGCGAATCCTCTCGGATAACAAGGTCGCATCAATCATTTTTCAGACTTTTGATTGGATGGAAGGAGAAAAACGTTTGGAGTGGATATGTATTAGGGTGATGCCTGATCACGTACATGCGGTCATTAGACTCGGAGAGGAGCAGACGCTCGCGAAAGTGTTGCATTCTATAAAACGTTATACTGCGCGTGAAATTAACAAACAGTTATCCACAGCAGGTGTCTTTTGGCAGAAAGGTTATACAGATTGGGGTATTCGAGATGACGCTGCATTAAACGATACCATCCGTTACTGCTATGCGAATCCGGTAAGAGCGGGAATAGTGGAGACCCCTCGCGATTATCCGCATTGGCGATGCAAATTTCAAATGGAATATTGATAGTTGGTGGGATTCAAGAGGACTTCAAGGTTGTTGGTTAGAAATCCGGTTCGGTTGCAAACCGAACCATAGGTGTCAATTTAGCGGCACCCCAGGTCCGGTAGGTGCGGTTTCTAACCGCACCGGATACCTCGCGAAAACCTTCAGATGCAGCGTTTGCGGAACACGCGTTCCCCTAAAGAAGAAACCGAGAACGGAATTCAAGAGGTTTTTGAAGTTGTTACGGTTGACGCGTCGGAGCCGGTTCGGTTGCAAACCGAACCTACCGGCCTCGGGATCACGACGGTTATTTTTTCTAAAATTGATACCTCTGGTTCGGTTGCAAACCGAACCTACCGGGCCTGGGGGAATGCCCTAAATTGACAGTTATGGTGCGGTTTCCTAACCGCACCCAGAGGTATCAATTTAGCGATTTTCCGCGCCATTTTCGGCATATTAAGTCTGAACGCGACAGTGGCAGGCGTGTGTCCGTTTTTGGGCTCGGAAAATTAAGCAAAAAAGGCGTGGCTGGAGAACCACCCCTCTCTCTTAACTGATAACTGAAAGCGCAGCGTACTGAAAACTGATAACTATCCCTCTGATAACTGAAAGCGCAGCGTACTGAGTACTGACAACTGAAAGATTTTTTCGAAGAAAAAATCGTACTGATAACTGACAGCCATTATAAAAGTGCAAAGCGGTGAACAGGGAATCCACCGCTTTTGCGTTAGGTTAGTTCGGTTATAGACTTCTCCCTGAATAACCGAGTTGTTGCGTCGAAAGGCACGCCATCACTATCAGCGTGATGGCGTGCTTTCGTATTATTGCAACGCTTTTAGTTCACCCCATGTCGTGGTTGCTTTACCAGCTGCTGTGACGTTACCGCGAAGGTGCGTGGTCGCCAAGCGGGAAGCATGACCTTCTAAGGAAACATCTTCGATCTGGTAGTAGTAGATGACATTGGGTTTCGCAGATGTATCGGCATACTCGTAAGTTGTACGTTCACTCGTCGTGCCTTGACCTGCGATCAATTTCGTGTTAATCTTCGTGAACTCACCGTCTCGTGTTTCACTCCGCAGGATGTTGAATCCAGCGTTGTTCAATTCAGATTCGGTGATCCAACGAATAACGACTGCGCCAGTATCTTTCATCCGTTCCGGACGGAACTTAGAAAGCGATACGGGAAGCACACCACCAACGGTATGACCTGGAGAACTGAGGTCAGAGTTATGACCGTAGGATGTTGTCTCAAGTGTTGAAACGAACTGCGCGCTCATATCAAAGGTATTCCAAGCACCTTCGAGTTGCCCGTTAATAGGATCGCCCTTTATGGATGCGCGAACGATAGAGACACGATCACCATCGTCATTCGTACCCATCGGCAACATCCAAACAGGATCCTCATAGGACTGCGGATTTCTACGGACACGACCCTCACCTGCTACGACAGTCGCGAGGTTACCGACCTTATCAGCCAGTTTACGATTCGCATCCTTATTGTCCTTGCCTTTCGTCAGCAGGGTAATCTCAAAGCCATACTGACTCAGGATCAATTCACCCCGTTTGTTACCACGGAGGGCATGAACACGTTCGCTCGGGAGGTTTGTATCATTCCGACCCGCATATGCGACAAGCAGGAACGTCTGACCCGGTGGGATCTTACCATTAATAGCGTAATCCTTATTCAGATCACCGGCGTACGTCTCACCACCTAAATCTTGGTCATGGTTGATGATAGTGACGCGCCAACCGTCGAGATTAATACCGACCGTTTTCGACGTGTTATAGAGTTCAATCCACTGCGGTATGTTCGCACGGGTACCCGTGGCATACATAATTTCGCTGATGATGACAGGATCCGCGCCTGCCTGCGTTTCATTACTTTGCAGCGTGTTATTCGCATACCCGGGTGTT encodes:
- the hisF gene encoding imidazole glycerol phosphate synthase subunit HisF; translation: MLTKRIIPCLDVRAGKVTKGIAFQGNVDVGDPVEMARFYYEGGADELVFYDITASNERRDIMIDVVSAVAAEIFIPFSVGGGLRTLEDMRRVLLAGAEKVSIDSGAVRNPELIAEGARAFGSQCVVLSMQVQRVPKSEQIPSGYEIYIDGGRKPVGWDALEWSARGVDLGAGEIVVNSIDADGTKAGYELELTGAIADLVPVPVIASGGAGNPQHLRDVFVESNADAAIVASITHYGEFTIESIKTYLTDEGVSVRDTW
- the ilvE gene encoding branched-chain-amino-acid transaminase is translated as MQPKLPDSRNEDILIHVNGELLPREDAKISVFDSLVQGGDGVWEGLRVYNGKIFALDEHLDRLMDSAHAMAFANIPTRAAVKTAIFETLEANGMRDGVHIRLTLSRGKKVTSSMDARVNQYGTSLIVLAEWKPPIYSKGGIRLITSAIRRNPPQCVDSKIHHNNLINNILAKIEANVAGVDDAIMLDIHGYVSETNATNMFIVKRGHVLTPHADSCLPGITRGMVIQIAREAGIPLTERNVSLVEVYTADEVFTTGTVGELSPVLEVDGRKIGDDSIGPVTTRLQELYAERTANEGEPLP
- a CDS encoding transposase, whose amino-acid sequence is MRRTRPDAICIATEPDFTQKPFLRTSDMKTFPKHRSHTLRTGRYSIPGTYYHIVIVTNKRRRILSDNKVASIIFQTFDWMEGEKRLEWICIRVMPDHVHAVIRLGEEQTLAKVLHSIKRYTAREINKQLSTAGVFWQKGYTDWGIRDDAALNDTIRYCYANPVRAGIVETPRDYPHWRCKFQMEY